A section of the Hevea brasiliensis isolate MT/VB/25A 57/8 chromosome 17, ASM3005281v1, whole genome shotgun sequence genome encodes:
- the LOC110666153 gene encoding agamous-like MADS-box protein AGL65 isoform X1 → MGRVKLKIKRLESTSNRQVTYSKRRNGILKKAKELSVLCDIEIALLMFSPTGRPTLFQGEHRSIEDVIAKFAQLTPQERAKRKLESLEALRKTFKKLDHDVNVPDFLGARTQTVEELSDQVRLLQAQLTEIQNRMSYWSNPGKVDSIEHLSQMEDSLKESINQIRLQKENFGMCQLMPLECNSQFRNGMALPLMMNGMQKAQPLSWLPNNGNQHLILSNEQNISPQRDIECSTSASLPGYSGYYDTDKHAEIGIPGALDNPGRDGGALSNLSNNTCLGVQVNEQFSCPPFSSLNLPEVRKMKPEMQMNSQGSNYVYQVNSNFELPRPIHNNVHHTWISASGSCSIATFNENQYHQFLLRDFPPVSLGLLVWSGELVFEQVALPQVWCCWISQL, encoded by the exons ATGGGAAGGGTTAAGCTAAAGATAAAGAGGTTAGAAAGCACTAGCAATCGACAAGTGACCTATTCAAAACGAAGGAATGGAATCTTGAAGAAAGCTAAGGAATTGTCTGTATTATGCGATATAGAGATTGCCCTTCTGATGTTTTCTCCAACGGGAAGGCCTACATTATTTCAAGGAGAGCATAG AAGTATTGAAGATGTTATTGCAAAATTTGCTCAATTAACTCCGCAGGAAAGGGCAAAAAG GAAATTGGAGAGCCTTGAA GCTTTGAGGAAAACCTTCAAGAAGTTGGACCACGATGTAAATGTACCAGACTTTTTGGGTGCAAG AACTCAGACGGTTGAG GAGTTGAGTGATCAAGTTAGGTTGTTGCAAGCACAACTTACTGAAATACAGAATAGAATGAG CTATTGGAGTAACCCTGGTAAGGTTGATAGCATAGAACATCTTAGTCAGATGGAAGACTCGCTAAAAGagtcaattaaccaaatccgtTTGCAAAAG GAGAATTTTGGAATGTGCCAACTTATGCCTCTAGAATGCAATAGCCAG TTTCGAAATGGAATGGCTTTACCTTTGATGATGAATGGAATGCAAAAGGCTCAACCATTATCATGGCTTCCAAACAATGGAAATCAACATCTGATATTGTCCAACGAGCAAAACATTTCCCCCCAAAG AGATATAGAATGCTCAACCAGTGCGTCCCTTCCAGGCTATTCTGGTTACTATGATACTGACAAACATGCTGAAATTGGAATTCCAGGAGCACTAGATAACCCAGGGCGGGATGGTGGTGCATTGAGCAATTTAAGTAACAATACATGCTTAGGCGTACAAGTCAATGAGCAATTCTCATGCCCTCCATTTAGTAGTTTAAATTTGCCTGAAGTTAGGAAAATGAAGCCTGAGATGCAGATGAACTCCCAAGGATccaattatgtttatcaagttaaTAGCAATTTTGAACTGCCTAGACCCATACATAACAATGTCCATCATACTTGGATTTCTGCATCTGGGTCTTGCAGCATTGCAACGTTTAATGAGAACCAATATCACCAG TTCCTGCTACGTGACTTCCCCCCTGTTTCCTTGGGGCTGTTAGTTTGGTCTGGGGAACTAGTTTTTGAGCAGGTAGCTTTACCTCAAGTTTGGTGTTGTTGGATCTCCCAGCTCTAG
- the LOC110666153 gene encoding agamous-like MADS-box protein AGL65 isoform X2, giving the protein MGRVKLKIKRLESTSNRQVTYSKRRNGILKKAKELSVLCDIEIALLMFSPTGRPTLFQGEHRSIEDVIAKFAQLTPQERAKRKLESLEALRKTFKKLDHDVNVPDFLGARTQTVEELSDQVRLLQAQLTEIQNRMSYWSNPGKVDSIEHLSQMEDSLKESINQIRLQKENFGMCQLMPLECNSQFRNGMALPLMMNGMQKAQPLSWLPNNGNQHLILSNEQNISPQRDIECSTSASLPGYSGYYDTDKHAEIGIPGALDNPGRDGGALSNLSNNTCLGVQVNEQFSCPPFSSLNLPEVRKMKPEMQMNSQGSNYVYQVNSNFELPRPIHNNVHHTWISASGSCSIATFNENQYHQQSS; this is encoded by the exons ATGGGAAGGGTTAAGCTAAAGATAAAGAGGTTAGAAAGCACTAGCAATCGACAAGTGACCTATTCAAAACGAAGGAATGGAATCTTGAAGAAAGCTAAGGAATTGTCTGTATTATGCGATATAGAGATTGCCCTTCTGATGTTTTCTCCAACGGGAAGGCCTACATTATTTCAAGGAGAGCATAG AAGTATTGAAGATGTTATTGCAAAATTTGCTCAATTAACTCCGCAGGAAAGGGCAAAAAG GAAATTGGAGAGCCTTGAA GCTTTGAGGAAAACCTTCAAGAAGTTGGACCACGATGTAAATGTACCAGACTTTTTGGGTGCAAG AACTCAGACGGTTGAG GAGTTGAGTGATCAAGTTAGGTTGTTGCAAGCACAACTTACTGAAATACAGAATAGAATGAG CTATTGGAGTAACCCTGGTAAGGTTGATAGCATAGAACATCTTAGTCAGATGGAAGACTCGCTAAAAGagtcaattaaccaaatccgtTTGCAAAAG GAGAATTTTGGAATGTGCCAACTTATGCCTCTAGAATGCAATAGCCAG TTTCGAAATGGAATGGCTTTACCTTTGATGATGAATGGAATGCAAAAGGCTCAACCATTATCATGGCTTCCAAACAATGGAAATCAACATCTGATATTGTCCAACGAGCAAAACATTTCCCCCCAAAG AGATATAGAATGCTCAACCAGTGCGTCCCTTCCAGGCTATTCTGGTTACTATGATACTGACAAACATGCTGAAATTGGAATTCCAGGAGCACTAGATAACCCAGGGCGGGATGGTGGTGCATTGAGCAATTTAAGTAACAATACATGCTTAGGCGTACAAGTCAATGAGCAATTCTCATGCCCTCCATTTAGTAGTTTAAATTTGCCTGAAGTTAGGAAAATGAAGCCTGAGATGCAGATGAACTCCCAAGGATccaattatgtttatcaagttaaTAGCAATTTTGAACTGCCTAGACCCATACATAACAATGTCCATCATACTTGGATTTCTGCATCTGGGTCTTGCAGCATTGCAACGTTTAATGAGAACCAATATCACCAG CAATCAAGTTGA
- the LOC110666155 gene encoding LOW QUALITY PROTEIN: chlorophyll a-b binding protein P4, chloroplastic (The sequence of the model RefSeq protein was modified relative to this genomic sequence to represent the inferred CDS: substituted 1 base at 1 genomic stop codon), translated as MATITTQASAAIFQPCASRSKFLTGSSGKLRRELSFKPMASSCAASFKVEAKKGEWLPGLPSPAYLNGSLPGDNGFDPLGLAEDPENLKWYIQAELVNGRXAMLGVVGMLLPEVFTKIGIINVPQWYDAGKAEYFASSSTHFVIEFILFHYVEIRRWQVIKNPGSVNQDPIFKQYSLPPNEVGYPGGIFNPLNFAPTFEAKEKELANGRLAMLAFLGFVVQHNVTGKGPFDNLLQHLSDPWHNTIVQTLSGK; from the exons ATGGCCACCATTACAACTCAAGCTTCTGCTGCCATTTTCCAGCCATGTGCATCAAGATCGAAGTTTCTTACTGGGTCTTCTGGTAAACTCAGAAGAGAACTGTCCTTCAAACCAATGGCATCTTCTTGTGCGGCTTCTTTCAAAGTTGAGGCCAAGAAAGGCGAGTGGTTACCCGGTTTGCCCTCTCCAGCCTACCTCAACGGCAG TCTTCCAGGGGATAATGGCTTTGATCCCCTTGGACTTGCTGAAGACCCTGAGAACCTGAAATGGTACATCCAGGCAGAGCTTGTGAATGGACGATAGGCTATGTTGGGTGTAGTAGGGATGCTATTGCCAGAGGTTTTCACCAAGATTGGAATCATCAATGTTCCTCAATGGTACGATGCTGGCAAAGCAGAATACTTTGCATCATCATCAACCCACTTCGTGATTGAGTTCATATTGTTCCATTATGTGGAGATCAGAAGGTGGCAAGTTATCAAGAACCCAGGAAGTGTCAACCAAGACCCCATCTTCAAGCAATACAGCTTGCCTCCAAATGAAGTTGGTTACCCTGGTGGCATTTTCAACCCCCTCAACTTTGCACCCACTTTTGAGGCCAAGGAGAAGGAGCTTGCCAATG GGAGATTGGCGATGTTGGCGTTCCTAGGATTTGTGGTTCAACACAATGTCACTGGCAAAGGACCATTTGACAATCTCTTGCAGCACCTTTCAGACCCATGGCACAACACAATTGTCCAAACACTAAGCGGTAAGTAA
- the LOC110637286 gene encoding thioredoxin-like 1-2, chloroplastic produces the protein MTCSLKITLNISRLNETILNSKTTTASGFCPYFGAIRIGESTPKDFPNLRINFMGKPLVFLEKKDFRDSSIKAPSNFSVRAQASICVSRALRWWEKTLKPNMVEIHSAQELVHSLLNADDKLVIIDFYSPGCGGCKALHPKICQLAESNPDAIFLKVNYEDLKTMCHALHIHVLPFFWFYRGAEGRLCSFSCTNATIKKFKDALAKYGAYRCSLGPAKGLDESELMTLASIGELPIGFPLPSVKEERAEDLIMKSIDLPGVMSKTANEVDLKEETAVGV, from the exons ATGACTTGTTCATTGAAGATCACTCTCAATATCTCTAGGTTGAATGAGACTATTCTGaactcaaaaaccacaactgctTCTGGGTTTTGTCCATATTTTGGTGCTATACGAATTGGAGAATCGACACCCAAGGACTTCCCTAATTTGAGAATCAATTTCATGGGCAAGCCACTTGTTTTCCTTGAAAAAAAGGATTTTAGAGATTCGAGTATCAAAGCCCCAAGCAATTTCTCTGTTCGT GCACAAGCTTCGATCTGTGTGAGCAGAGCTCTCAGATGGTGGGAGAAGACCCTTAAACCCAACATGGTAGAGATCCATTCAGCTCAAGAACTTGTACACTCCTTGCTTAATGCTGATGATAAATTAGTGATTATTGACTTCTATTCTCCTGGTTGTGGAGGCTGCAAAGCTCTCCATCCTAAG ATTTGTCAGCTGGCTGAATCGAACCCCGATGCAATTTTTCTAAAAGTAAACTACGAGGACCTCAAAACCATGTGTCACGCCCTCCATATTCATGTCCTGCCATTCTTTTGGTTCTATAGAGGTGCAGAGGGGCGTCTATGTAGCTTTAGCTGCACTAATGCAACT ATCAAGAAATTCAAGGATGCATTGGCAAAGTATGGAGCATATCGGTGTAGCCTAGGCCCGGCCAAGGGATTAGACGAATCTGAGTTAATGACATTGGCATCAATTGGGGAATTGCCAATAGGCTTTCCTTTACCATCCGTTAAAGAAGAAAGAGCGGAGGATTTGATCATGAAAAGCATTGATTTACCTGGTGTAATGAGCAAAACTGCCAATGAGGTTGATCTTAAAGAGGAAACTGCTGTTGGAGTTTGA
- the LOC110637282 gene encoding probable carboxylesterase 17 yields the protein MSLFAEMPGYLQVFSDGSVKRFAPETVPASMKSTNGYKFKDVVIDESKPITARLFIPESSASQLPVMVYFHGGGFCIGSTTWLGYHQFLRDLSVTSQAIVLSIDYRLAPENRLPIAYDDCYSSLEWLSHQVGVEPWLKLADLSRVFLSGDSAGGNIAHHVAVRAMRNEVSNVKIKGLLLIHPYFGSEKRTEKEMADEADEEIIKNDMFWRLSIPEGSNLDYFGCNFQIQDLSEAEWSVFPATMVQVASLDCLNERGIMYAEFLAKQGVKEVELVEAEGESHVFHVLHPESHATRLLQQQMTKFMNSITH from the coding sequence ATGTCTCTATTTGCGGAAATGCCTGGTTACCTCCAAGTCTTTTCTGATGGGTCAGTGAAACGCTTTGCACCAGAAACGGTACCTGCTTCAATGAAATCAACCAATGGATACAAGTTCAAGGATGTAGTCATTGACGAATCCAAGCCAATAACAGCAAGGCTATTCATTCCTGAATCTTCTGCAAGTCAGCTTCCAGTTATGGTTTATTTTCATGGCGGCGGCTTTTGCATTGGCTCAACTACATGGCTTGGCTACCATCAGTTTCTCAGAGATTTGTCAGTCACCTCCCAAGCCATTGTCCTGTCCATTGACTACCGTCTGGCACCGGAGAATCGCCTTCCGATAGCTTATGATGATTGCTACAGCTCACTTGAATGGCTGAGTCATCAAGTGGGTGTTGAACCTTGGCTAAAGTTGGCAGATCTTTCTCGTGTGTTTCTCTCTGGAGACAGTGCTGGAGGGAACATTGCACACCACGTTGCTGTCAGAGCAATGAGGAACGAAGTTTCTAACGTTAAAATCAAAGGCTTGTTGTTGATACATCCCTATTTTGGGAGTGAGAAAAGGACTGAGAAAGAGATGGCTGACGAAGCCGATGAGGAGATTATTAAGAATGATATGTTCTGGAGACTAAGCATACCAGAAGGGTCAAATCTCGATTACTTTGGATGCAATTTCCAGATACAAGATCTGTCCGAAGCTGAATGGAGTGTGTTTCCAGCAACAATGGTTCAGGTGGCTAGCCTAGACTGCTTGAATGAAAGGGGAATAATGTATGCAGAGTTTTTAGCTAAGCAAGGGGTGAAGGAAGTGGAGCTGGTGGAAGCTGAGGGAGAATCTCATGTGTTTCATGTTCTTCACCCAGAATCTCATGCAACTCGATTGCTCCAACAACAAATGACCAAGTTcatgaattcaatcacccattag
- the LOC110637285 gene encoding 2-hydroxy-palmitic acid dioxygenase mpo1: MAKKAGIFDLETHFAFYGAYHSNPINIFIHTLFVWPIFFTSLILFYFTPSIYDISQIGSGGSHGLSLNFGFFFTLIYAVFYVCFDKKAGTLAAMLCFACWIGASFISGRLGFSLAWKVVLAAQLFCWTGQFIGHGVFEKRAPALLDNLVQAFLMAPFFVLLEVLQKVFGYEPYPGFHASVKAKIDAEIKEWKDNKRKKST; encoded by the exons ATGGCTAAGAAGGCAGGAATATTTGATTTGGAGACCCACTTTGCCTTCTATGGAGCTTACCACAGCAACCCGATTAACATTTTCATACATACATTATTTGTGTGGCCAATCTTCTTCACTTCTCTTATTCTCTTCTACTTTACACCTTCGATATACGATATATCTCAAATTGGGTCTGGTGGTAGTCATGGACTGTCGCTGAATTTTGGCTTCTTTTTCACTCTAATCTATGCTGTGTTTTATGTGTGCTTTGATAAGAAAGCTGGAACTTTGGCTGCTATGCTTTGCTTTGCGTGTTGGATTGGTGCCAGTTTCATTTCTGGGAGGCTTGGTTTTTCTTTGGCTTGGAAG GTTGTGCTGGCAGCACAATTGTTTTGTTGGACTGGACAGTTTATAGGccatggtgtgtttgag AAACGGGCTCCTGCTCTTCTTGACAACCTTGTACAAGCCTTTCTGATGGCTCCTTTCTTTGTATTGCTCGAG GTTCTTCAAAAAGTCTTCGGATATGAACCATATCCAGGGTTTCATGCAAGTGTCAAGGCAAAGATAGATGCGGAGATCAAGGAATGGAAGGACAATAAACGAAAGAAATCCACTTAG